One Helianthus annuus cultivar XRQ/B chromosome 7, HanXRQr2.0-SUNRISE, whole genome shotgun sequence genomic region harbors:
- the LOC110866629 gene encoding cold shock domain-containing protein 3-like has protein sequence MDGPKIAEYVQRFHDLSHVVPYMVTPEFKRLERFIWGLAPQIMSMVTSSKPATITEAIDLSVSLTEEAIRLNKFSNSDPKKKKTHDESSGENKRKFSNFKKGTSSASRKKNVNPPEEVKTGAEVKGRGYMGALPKCDVCQHHYSGQCRLRKCESCGKTGHSKEICWAGTGAGRGGQRGYGNGNGNRPQGNGGNGNRGNAGNQAGNRGANINRGGNGNGNGRGPGCFNCGDMGHFKRECPKLNQAQGRVFNIGAREARQDPNVVTEVGSYKEITQGH, from the exons ATGGACGGCCCGAAGATTGccgagtatgttcagagatttcaTGATCTGTCTCACGTGGTACCATACATGGTTACTCCTGAATTCAAACGCCTGGAGCGTTTCATCTGGGGGCTGGCACCTCAAATTATGAGTATGGTCACATCGTCAAAGCCTGCAACAATTACTGAAGCTATCGATCTGAGCGTGTCACTGACTGAAGAAGCTATCAGATTAAACAAGTTTTCGAATTCCGACCCGAAGAAGAAAAAAACTCATGATGAATCCTCAGGAgaaaacaaaaggaagttctctaATTTTAAAAAGGGTACCAGCAGCGCCAGCAGGAAGAAGAATGTGAACCCACCAGAGGAAGTTAAAACTGGTGCTGAAGTCAAGGGAAGAGGATATATGGGTGCTCTGCCCAAGTGTGATGTATGCCAGCATCATTATTCTGGCCAGTGCAGATTAAGGAAATGTGAGTCTTGTGGGAAGACTGGCCACTCAAAAGAAATATGTTGGGCTGGTACTGGTGCTGGTCGTGGTGGTCAGCGAGGATATGgaaatggtaatggaaaccgtcCGCAAGGAAATGGCGGGAATGGAAATCGTGGAAATGCTGGGAACCAAGCTGGTAACCGGGGAGCGAACATCAATCGAGGCGGTAATGGTAATGGGAATGGTCGAGGACCAgggtgtttcaattgtggagatatGGGACACTTTAAGCGGGAATGCCCAAAACTCAATCAAGCACAAGGAAGAGTTTTTAATATCGGTGCGAGGGAAGCACGCCAAGATCcaaatgtcgttactg AGGTTGGTTCTTACAAAGAGAttactcaaggtcattaa